The Microplitis mediator isolate UGA2020A chromosome 8, iyMicMedi2.1, whole genome shotgun sequence genome has a window encoding:
- the LOC130673191 gene encoding uncharacterized protein LOC130673191 codes for MAQFLINVIKIFLPIIISGNVLISVCSSKSISKCPPDAHFHYIDLNYPVSDIIRLHNAITDNDRSEIVDLFINKHLGNRKRLLKNYLNAYEINLTDHCRSKLSGDFGNLITSLAIPPKLFIAHELHIVFSKPMRDNYDINCGIFRYHDIEGIKRAYRLAYNVEMVKHFDYINDTSTHRTYYSGNGIKLEISQPDFFCEQLLEASRVLDLDRFTFFIVLSLNDDILNDVDISCTINYNKPLKSLLEELPYGGYREAVSAILNASRTYGDNMLRSD; via the exons ATGGCTCAATTCTTAATTAAT gttattaaaattttcttgccaATAATAATCAGTGGCAATGTGCTCATATCAGTTTGCTCGTCTAAGAGTATTTCAAAGTGTCCACCTGATGCTCATTTCCATTATATTGATCTCAATTATCCTGTATCCGACATAATTCGTCTTCACAATGCTATTACCGATAATGATAGAAGTGAAATAGTCgatctttttattaataaacaccTGGGCAATCGAAAACGTTTGCtgaaaaactatttaaatGCATATGAAATTAACTTGACGGATCATTGCCGATCAAAGTTATCCGGAGATTTTGGAAATTTGATAACATCTTTGGCAATTCCACCAAAACTATTTATTGCTCATGAACTTCATATCGTGTTTTCAAAACCAATGCGTGACAATTATGATATTAATTGCGGAATTTTTCGGTACCACGACATCGAAGGTATTAAAAGAGCTTACCGATTAG CTTATAATGTTGAGATGGTAAAACATTTTGATTACATAAATGACACATCTACCCATAGGACTTATTATTCAGGCAACG GCATTAAATTAGAGATCAGCCAACCTGATTTTTTTTGCGAACAATTGCTAGAAGCTTCGAGAGTTTTAGATTTAGATCGTTTTACCTTCTTCATTGTTTTGAGTCTAAACGATGACATACTTAATGATGTTGACATTTCTtgtacaattaattataataagcCACTAAAGAGTTTATTAGAA gaaCTTCCCTACGGAGGTTACCGCGAAGCGGTTTCAGCTATTCTTAATGCCTCTAGGACTTACGGAGACAATATGCTGCGCTCAGATTGA
- the LOC130673448 gene encoding uncharacterized protein LOC130673448: MNYLYLSRVTISIFVIIIKLNVLLVTSELVSIQKSDPSDGREYEDGANFAEFNSMYGISIDEELLRQDGYCSGRCDGLEPSRSTWIGHNLSHPNTCPGKIHFCQLKAKSERREAAKKTIIDTVGSRPINLSGYLSRLETSRKLQQVLDHTGNICKCVCERTYDPNPSNIPKLLDSFCTDPVSAGDGYVITGLRFKRHGNVMFLEPKEGKLSEGIIDSTTSNWKTSSYCKSPTKVIGNFINKGYSCLKLILEDMILPENAVLTEPLSWYILTGIFCRLQLQ, from the exons atgaattatttgtatCTCTCCAGAGTTACAATATcgatatttgtaattattattaaattaaatgtgcTATTGGTAACATCAGAACTagtttcaattcaaaaaagtGATCCAAGTGATGGGCGTGAGTATGAAGACGGAG cGAATTTCGCAGAATTTAATAGCATGTACGGAATTTCTATCGATGAAGAACTATTACGTCAAGATGGATATTGTTCTGGTCGATGTGATGGACTTGAACCATCGCGTAGTACTTGGATTGGACATAATTTAAGTCATCCAAACACATGCCCaggaaaaattcatttttgccAACTCAAAGCA AAAAGCGAAAGACGAGAGGCagcaaaaaaaacaataattgacACCGTTGGTTCAAGGCCGATAAATCTTTCCGGGTATCTAAGCCGTCTAGAAACTTCACGCAAATTACAACAAGTACTAGATCATACTGGTAACATTTGCAAATGTGTATGTGAACGTACTTATGATCCAAATCCCAGTAATATACCAAAATTACTTGATTCCTTTTGTACTGACCCAGTATCAGCTGGTGATGGATA tGTTATAACTGGCTTGAGATTTAAAAGACACGGTAACGTAATGTTCCTTGAACCTAAAGAAGGTAAATTATCAGAAGGAATAATTGATTCTACAACTTCGAATTGGAAAACTTCAAGTTATTGTAAATCACCGACAAAAGTCAttggtaattttataaacaaggGCTACAGCTGTTTAAAACTTATATTAGAAGATATGATATTGCCAGAGAATGCAGTTCTGACTG AACCACTAAGTTGGTATATCCTAACGGGAATCTTCTGCCGTCTGCAGCTTCAATAG
- the LOC130673274 gene encoding uncharacterized protein LOC130673274, producing the protein MFNFLANFDRFNSIYAVTVKEELLRSDGYCSGKCDGLESWRQTVIPLSLSYPNSCKGTIHSCWFQKETDRRKAAVDKVSKMYKDYSGAYAAYSFEKHGVEIREAEINRDHTGNDCTCLCERTLNDEVDRRGELVDSICYDPISVDNGYVATGVRFKRHGNVIHLELQQGILSGGRINPVTLKWTTANNCNSAKKVVSNFRNGGTYDGLEIILEDMTLPENAVVTGVTLGQSLRGRMINDDGDFNDNMDETVKSSQCHGSTTDLVHGHSDLLPSTSLIGRNNALSRSCEHKIIFGGTAERSDHIQHVVPYVDLQEIVTDQNSPQPIRGIGWYYRGHAGYGGFLALKIFK; encoded by the exons atgttcaattttttagcCAATTTCGATAGATTTAATAGCATATACGCAGTAACTGTTAAGGAAGAACTGTTACGAAGTGACGGATACTGTTCCGGTAAATGTGATGGACTTGAATCATGGCGTCAAACTGTCATTCCACTCTCACTAAGTTATCCAAATTCTTGTAAAGGTACAATTCATTCCTGCTGGTTTCAAAAA GAAACCGACAGGCGGAAAGCGGCCGTTGACAAAGTATCCAAGATGTATAAAGATTATTCAGGTGCATACGCCGCCTATTCATTCGAGAAACATGGAGTAGAAATAAGAGAAGCAGAGATAAATCGGGATCATACTGGTAACGATTGCACATGTTTGTGCGAACGTACGCTTAATGACGAGGTTGATCGGCGTGGTGAATTAGTTGATTCCATTTGTTATGATCCAATTTCAGTGGATAATGGATA tGTTGCAACTGGCGTGAGATTTAAAAGACATGGTAACGTAATTCACCTTGAACTTCAACAAGGTATATTATCAGGAGGACGAATTAATCCTGTTACTTTAAAGTGGACAACTGCTAATAACTGTAATTCAGCAAAGAAAGTGGTTTCTAATTTCCGAAACGGTGGCACCTACGATGGCCTTGAAATCATATTAGAAGATATGACTTTACCAGAAAATGCAGTTGTTACAG GTGTTACATTGGGTCAGTCATTGCGCGGCCGTATGATTAATGACGATGGCGATTTCAATGATAATATGGATGAAACTGTAAAAAGTAGTCAATGCCATGGAAG TACCACTGACTTGGTGCATGGTCATTCAGATCTTCTGCCATCTACGTCTTTGATAGGAAGAAATAACGCACTCAGTAGATCATGcgaacataaaataatatttggtGGAACTGCTGAGAGATCAGATCATATACAACACGTTGTGCCGTATGTTGATTTACAGGAGATCGTTACCGATCAAAATTCACCTCAGCCTATTCGTGGAATCGGTTGGTATTATCGCGGTCACGCTGGCTATGGAGGATTTTTGGCTCTCaagatattcaaataa